The following are encoded in a window of Methylicorpusculum oleiharenae genomic DNA:
- a CDS encoding DUF499 domain-containing protein — translation MLGLNLRSEFTGKRLSGTTIDFTNRQGTGALDKPASDFLNITYPSIDLLKTIEAVEPGKSRPTVIIGARGQGKSHLMAALSHMLRDSVVGRNWLDDWSVRLGNPAIASLALRTDLNVIVESLHLHNYKFLWDLLFDKHPNGAFIKGKWLGQGDNKTEVPGYELLVELFQQQPTLLILDEFQTWYEGLTNNKQYPWRNWAFNFIQILSEIAEKNPELLALVVSVRDGVSDAAQQIFRVNPVRIDFKGPQAKKDRQKLLLYRLFENRMQINDSDIETVIVNHVNEYLRLNHISGADHEKVKQEFIDAWPYAPHLLKLLDDQVLIATETQETRDLIRILVDVFKTAGKDSPIITAADFSITNENSGVSSLLDSVANQMQRNLRDKALRNYEAVRDATASLGTPTKYLEPILSSLWLRSLSIESMAGAEAHELQVDITRHKPIDDNQFQAELALVEENSFNIHRKGNRLIFLNEENPQAKLMAHAKNDRLFEKGEDQNYLADEIRYVLAGSGDASQSYRVLILKRSWSSDPWSDIDERDQPQNWDNRIPVIVLPSSNVSDAELGKWLKAYVPKNRNTVRFLLAQKVLENVFYDKSLLVLARAVFLAAQWKKADSEYSSLHIKYQKELRDQLNKRFDRFAILEIWNFADPQKCEFITTSHNAEGSKILSAIQEHIQRELFIPEEFKELVLASAESNHSVAQVLNQLKEPKSGGEPSVPWLGEVEAKEKIIRLCAQGTIAINLLGRELLERRPGESEDEAWQRMKGRLASGRQLEETTLHEPGTTVSSGGSVVVPPLNPPEPPTTNPKPGEQTTGNNGNEPTGFGLFGGTSSGIRDRTRLNAPATSSLNLLGKLEGWGINPGSQVYGCKVSIDKMTGAQLQELLKKLPDGITYSLDLEKD, via the coding sequence ATGCTTGGCCTCAATCTACGCAGTGAATTCACAGGAAAGCGATTAAGCGGAACCACCATCGACTTTACCAACCGGCAGGGTACCGGTGCGCTGGACAAGCCAGCAAGTGATTTTCTCAACATCACCTATCCGTCTATCGATCTGCTAAAAACCATTGAGGCCGTAGAACCGGGCAAGTCACGCCCGACGGTAATCATCGGCGCGCGTGGTCAGGGTAAATCGCATTTGATGGCCGCATTGTCCCATATGCTTAGAGACAGTGTCGTCGGTCGTAATTGGCTCGATGATTGGTCTGTAAGACTTGGTAACCCGGCCATCGCAAGCCTTGCTCTGCGAACAGACCTGAATGTCATCGTTGAGAGCTTGCATTTACACAACTATAAATTCTTGTGGGATTTGCTCTTTGATAAACACCCTAATGGGGCCTTTATTAAAGGGAAATGGTTAGGCCAAGGAGACAACAAGACCGAAGTGCCAGGCTATGAACTATTGGTTGAATTGTTTCAACAGCAACCCACGCTACTGATTCTGGACGAATTCCAGACGTGGTACGAAGGCCTCACCAACAATAAACAATACCCGTGGCGCAATTGGGCATTCAACTTCATCCAGATTCTTTCAGAAATTGCGGAAAAAAATCCTGAACTGCTGGCGTTGGTGGTGTCGGTTAGGGATGGAGTATCCGATGCAGCCCAGCAAATCTTCCGCGTCAACCCTGTACGGATCGACTTCAAAGGTCCGCAAGCTAAAAAAGATCGCCAAAAGCTATTACTGTATCGGCTGTTCGAAAATCGGATGCAGATCAACGACAGCGACATAGAAACCGTCATCGTCAACCACGTCAATGAATACTTGCGGCTCAACCATATTTCCGGCGCTGATCATGAGAAAGTAAAGCAGGAGTTTATCGATGCCTGGCCCTATGCGCCTCATCTGCTAAAGCTGCTTGACGATCAAGTGTTGATCGCAACAGAAACCCAAGAAACTCGGGATTTGATCAGAATCTTGGTGGATGTCTTCAAAACAGCAGGCAAAGACTCACCGATCATCACCGCCGCCGATTTTTCGATTACCAATGAAAACAGCGGCGTGTCTTCGTTGCTAGATTCGGTTGCCAATCAAATGCAGCGCAATCTCAGAGATAAGGCACTGCGCAACTATGAAGCGGTCAGAGATGCTACCGCCAGTTTAGGTACCCCCACCAAGTATCTGGAACCGATACTGAGCTCGCTTTGGCTTCGTTCGTTGTCGATTGAATCCATGGCCGGTGCGGAAGCGCATGAATTGCAAGTAGACATCACTCGCCATAAACCCATTGATGATAATCAGTTTCAGGCAGAACTGGCTTTAGTTGAAGAGAACAGCTTTAACATTCACCGAAAAGGCAATCGCCTAATTTTTCTGAATGAAGAAAATCCGCAAGCTAAATTAATGGCGCACGCCAAAAATGATCGCTTGTTCGAGAAAGGTGAAGATCAAAACTACTTGGCGGATGAAATTCGTTATGTACTGGCTGGTTCGGGCGATGCCTCGCAGAGCTATCGAGTGCTTATTCTTAAACGGAGCTGGAGCAGCGATCCATGGAGCGACATTGACGAGCGGGATCAACCTCAAAACTGGGATAATCGCATTCCAGTAATCGTCCTCCCTTCCAGCAATGTTAGCGATGCGGAATTAGGTAAATGGCTCAAAGCCTATGTTCCTAAAAACCGTAATACCGTGCGTTTTTTATTGGCTCAAAAAGTCTTGGAAAACGTGTTCTATGACAAATCATTGCTGGTGCTCGCTCGTGCTGTTTTTTTAGCTGCGCAATGGAAAAAAGCAGATTCCGAATACTCAAGCCTGCACATCAAGTATCAAAAGGAATTGCGCGACCAACTGAATAAGCGCTTTGATCGTTTTGCAATACTTGAGATATGGAATTTTGCTGATCCACAAAAATGCGAGTTCATCACAACAAGCCACAACGCGGAAGGCAGCAAAATCTTGTCTGCTATTCAAGAACATATACAGCGAGAACTGTTTATACCGGAAGAATTCAAGGAGCTCGTGCTTGCTAGCGCTGAAAGCAATCACTCTGTCGCGCAGGTATTAAACCAGCTCAAAGAGCCTAAATCGGGTGGTGAGCCATCAGTACCTTGGTTAGGTGAAGTTGAGGCGAAAGAAAAAATCATTCGGCTATGTGCCCAAGGTACCATCGCTATCAACTTGCTGGGTAGAGAGCTACTGGAAAGACGGCCCGGCGAAAGCGAGGATGAAGCCTGGCAGCGTATGAAAGGCCGTTTGGCATCGGGCAGACAATTAGAAGAAACCACGCTTCACGAACCGGGCACGACCGTTTCTAGTGGTGGCAGTGTCGTCGTGCCGCCTTTAAATCCCCCGGAGCCACCCACAACAAATCCTAAACCTGGAGAACAAACAACCGGCAATAATGGGAACGAGCCTACCGGTTTTGGTTTATTTGGTGGAACCAGTTCGGGGATTCGTGACAGAACTCGCTTAAACGCGCCTGCAACGTCCTCGTTGAATTTGCTTGGCAAACTGGAAGGCTGGGGCATCAATCCAGGAAGCCAGGTCTATGGATGCAAGGTGTCCATCGACAAAATGACCGGGGCGCAATTGCAAGAATTGTTGAAAAAACTGCCTGACGGAATCACCTACTCGTTGGATTTGGAAAAGGATTGA
- a CDS encoding DUF3368 domain-containing protein, with product MPDTKEIVINTTPILSLIAATGTLDMLPLLYSRVWVPWEVCREIHVGGADGFAVSEFQQADWLFKQNQPVSLPPLLRNSLDAGEAAVIQLALQEGIPLVAIDESVGRRFARLSGLTLTGSIGILLKAKSLGYPVKIADAVQRMRQRGIWLSDKVVDFALREAGE from the coding sequence ATGCCTGATACCAAGGAAATTGTCATCAACACCACGCCCATCCTGTCGTTGATCGCGGCGACCGGCACATTGGACATGCTGCCGTTGTTGTATAGCCGGGTGTGGGTGCCTTGGGAAGTGTGTCGGGAAATCCACGTTGGCGGCGCCGATGGTTTTGCGGTGAGCGAATTTCAACAGGCCGATTGGTTATTCAAACAAAATCAGCCTGTCTCCCTTCCGCCCTTGTTGCGAAACTCTTTAGATGCCGGAGAAGCGGCTGTCATTCAGTTGGCTTTGCAGGAAGGCATTCCTTTGGTCGCGATTGATGAGAGCGTCGGCCGCCGTTTTGCGCGCTTATCCGGTCTTACGTTGACCGGATCGATTGGCATTTTGTTGAAAGCCAAGAGTCTGGGTTATCCTGTCAAGATTGCGGATGCCGTGCAGCGGATGCGGCAACGGGGTATTTGGTTGAGCGATAAGGTTGTGGATTTTGCTTTGCGTGAAGCGGGCGAGTGA
- a CDS encoding DEAD/DEAH box helicase, which produces MMEFNKLWSFKARHQQAVTEPSHHLTIRFKNDGIYYGVEPELADWPNQWHYFGQDSSSISLLNQIEELGHLVPLENQLFLNWDSLYQLLTDEAGSSNELLKLLKLPEFSDLRPSLASQGSLEDLDFRITLSDWVSPPGNKLQMAPEVTGAVIQYQDHQFLLTEPVWRLVSEVRTFYSLPQECRTPLVNRQKWSLIRRYACSAKVPMVDFLKRTVVLSPEKLLLHLHKSASVGNKTVQVEPHFDGAPPQWLDTFDKYTTVPERYDIPDGQGIIQVLVSPQVRAVLQELRRWPGRYVAGQRAEAFIRNPYAALGDDAVAVIDEAQFEEAREVAGIEFEQFFIDVKNDENGRIIGVGLLIESISSASQQTNRYAFADTKKLESFIKRFERHIQEGFQCIAWEGYELEILGDAEYQLANLKLLLSEWMPAPHISVAYADIFNLGRYSERIEGIGVEKNYVSPFIARKADENGWVPSNVEFGLAFMPENSAIPINIQLSDSDRKSIQETIDQAEQQQLDVISIPGIDKPVSVAEAKQILEVIQTTEEQIRKGEFSTKQQKAPSQSLLLKSNIYAVDYQENRKQALELPSDSQARLPSVLRESVSLKHHQLQGVAWLQHLWRHAPQHCRGALLADDMGLGKTLQILTFIAGCIEEELNIDPVLIVAPVSLLENWQEEIDKFFKPQAMSVLMLYGNQLKDQKLDQSEIDPQLVREGLVKFLVPNWLGNAKVVLTTYETLRDLELSLASQHWSIMVCDEAQKIKNPNALVTRSAKKQNVRLKIACTGTPVENSLADLWCLFDFIQPGFLGALNDFGSRYRRPIEAKTEEETARVNELRALIEPQTLRRTKAQVAKDLPSKIEVESCRSLPLSTYQRELYRQVIQAYHEKQNDNAIKNHLGLIQYLRQLCTSPYPVGAKAAFDEPLSEREIKSPKLKWLLELLADIRERNDKVILFVEFLDLQRQLQLYIAERFKVLPDIINGSTSAASSATNSRQKRIRAFQEKPGFGVIILSPLAVGFGVNIQAANHVIHFTRTWNPAKEDQATDRAYRIGQTKDVYVYYPVITAEFVTFDMKLDRLISWKRGLSDDMLNGCGDLSSSEFSDLGAPEGGTVFIE; this is translated from the coding sequence ATGATGGAATTTAACAAGTTATGGTCATTCAAGGCACGTCATCAACAGGCTGTTACTGAACCATCCCATCATCTGACTATCCGGTTTAAAAACGACGGTATTTATTATGGTGTTGAGCCTGAATTAGCTGACTGGCCGAATCAATGGCATTATTTTGGCCAAGATTCATCCAGCATTAGCCTACTTAATCAGATTGAGGAATTGGGTCATTTAGTACCTCTCGAAAATCAGTTGTTTTTAAATTGGGATTCCCTATATCAGCTTTTGACAGATGAAGCGGGTAGTTCAAATGAATTACTGAAGCTGCTGAAGTTGCCTGAATTTTCAGATTTACGTCCCAGTCTTGCCAGCCAAGGATCTTTGGAAGATTTAGATTTTCGCATTACATTGAGTGACTGGGTCAGTCCGCCGGGGAACAAGCTTCAAATGGCACCTGAGGTTACAGGCGCAGTTATCCAGTATCAAGACCATCAATTCCTCTTAACAGAACCAGTTTGGCGTTTGGTTAGTGAAGTGCGTACTTTTTATTCTCTACCTCAAGAATGCAGAACTCCACTGGTTAATCGGCAAAAGTGGAGTTTAATACGTCGTTATGCTTGCTCTGCAAAAGTGCCAATGGTGGATTTTTTAAAGCGCACGGTAGTTTTGTCGCCAGAAAAATTATTGTTGCATTTACATAAATCAGCCAGTGTAGGCAATAAAACCGTCCAGGTAGAACCCCATTTTGATGGGGCTCCGCCGCAATGGCTTGATACGTTTGATAAATACACCACTGTACCTGAACGTTACGACATTCCAGATGGCCAAGGTATTATTCAAGTCCTGGTTTCGCCTCAAGTTCGCGCAGTGTTACAAGAATTGCGTCGTTGGCCGGGGCGTTATGTGGCAGGGCAACGCGCAGAAGCCTTCATTCGAAATCCTTATGCCGCGTTGGGGGATGATGCTGTCGCCGTGATTGATGAAGCTCAATTTGAAGAAGCCAGGGAAGTTGCCGGCATTGAGTTTGAACAGTTTTTTATTGATGTTAAGAATGACGAAAACGGTAGGATTATTGGCGTAGGCTTACTCATCGAATCAATATCATCTGCAAGTCAACAAACCAATCGCTATGCGTTTGCAGATACCAAGAAGCTGGAAAGTTTTATCAAACGCTTTGAACGACATATTCAAGAGGGCTTTCAATGCATAGCATGGGAAGGCTATGAACTTGAAATTTTGGGCGATGCTGAATACCAACTTGCAAACCTGAAACTACTGCTTTCGGAATGGATGCCCGCACCCCATATTAGTGTCGCCTATGCTGATATTTTTAATCTGGGCCGTTACTCTGAGCGCATAGAAGGTATTGGCGTTGAAAAAAACTATGTTTCGCCGTTTATTGCCAGAAAGGCTGACGAAAACGGTTGGGTGCCATCCAATGTCGAATTTGGCCTGGCTTTTATGCCAGAAAATTCGGCAATCCCTATAAATATCCAATTAAGTGATAGCGATAGAAAATCTATTCAAGAAACTATTGATCAAGCAGAACAACAGCAATTAGATGTGATTTCTATTCCAGGTATTGATAAGCCCGTGTCGGTTGCCGAAGCTAAACAAATTCTAGAAGTCATTCAAACCACTGAAGAACAGATACGAAAAGGCGAGTTTTCTACTAAACAACAAAAAGCCCCCTCTCAATCATTATTGCTAAAGAGCAATATTTATGCGGTTGATTATCAAGAGAATAGAAAGCAAGCATTGGAGTTGCCTAGCGATAGTCAGGCTAGATTACCAAGTGTTTTACGTGAATCTGTCAGTCTCAAACACCATCAACTACAAGGCGTCGCATGGCTCCAACATCTTTGGCGTCATGCTCCACAACATTGCCGAGGCGCATTATTAGCTGATGACATGGGTTTGGGTAAAACGCTGCAAATCCTTACATTTATTGCAGGTTGCATTGAAGAAGAACTAAATATTGATCCTGTCCTGATTGTGGCTCCTGTATCGTTACTGGAAAACTGGCAAGAAGAGATAGATAAGTTTTTTAAGCCTCAGGCCATGTCTGTCTTGATGTTATATGGCAATCAGTTAAAGGATCAAAAACTTGACCAGTCAGAAATTGACCCTCAATTAGTGCGCGAGGGATTGGTTAAATTCTTAGTTCCAAATTGGTTAGGAAACGCCAAGGTGGTTTTAACCACCTATGAAACCTTGCGAGATTTAGAGCTTTCTTTAGCTTCTCAGCATTGGTCAATTATGGTTTGTGATGAAGCTCAGAAAATTAAAAACCCAAATGCACTGGTGACCCGCTCAGCTAAAAAGCAAAATGTTCGACTGAAAATTGCGTGCACAGGAACACCGGTAGAAAATTCACTGGCTGATTTATGGTGCCTGTTTGACTTTATTCAGCCTGGATTCTTGGGTGCTTTAAATGATTTTGGCTCACGCTATCGCCGACCTATTGAAGCTAAAACAGAAGAAGAAACTGCCCGTGTTAATGAGTTAAGGGCATTGATTGAACCGCAAACGCTTAGGCGCACTAAAGCACAAGTGGCTAAAGATCTTCCCAGTAAAATCGAAGTTGAGAGTTGTCGCTCATTACCGCTGTCAACTTATCAGAGAGAGTTATATCGGCAGGTTATTCAAGCCTATCATGAAAAACAAAACGATAATGCCATAAAAAATCACTTAGGGCTGATTCAATATTTACGACAACTTTGCACAAGTCCCTATCCGGTGGGCGCTAAAGCCGCATTTGATGAGCCGTTATCAGAAAGAGAAATTAAATCCCCAAAATTAAAATGGCTTCTAGAATTATTAGCCGATATTCGGGAGCGAAACGATAAAGTTATCCTATTTGTAGAGTTCCTGGATCTACAACGGCAACTTCAGCTTTATATTGCTGAGCGTTTTAAAGTATTACCCGATATTATAAATGGCTCTACATCGGCTGCTTCATCGGCAACCAATAGCAGGCAAAAACGAATTAGGGCATTTCAGGAAAAGCCAGGATTTGGCGTTATTATTCTTTCCCCACTAGCCGTTGGCTTTGGCGTCAACATCCAGGCGGCAAACCATGTTATTCACTTCACCCGCACCTGGAACCCGGCTAAGGAAGATCAAGCAACCGACAGAGCATATAGGATTGGTCAAACAAAAGATGTTTATGTCTATTACCCAGTAATAACTGCCGAATTCGTTACCTTCGATATGAAGCTCGATAGATTGATAAGCTGGAAAAGAGGCCTTTCCGATGACATGTTGAACGGCTGCGGCGACCTATCATCTTCTGAATTCAGTGATCTTGGTGCTCCTGAAGGTGGCACCGTTTTTATTGAATGA
- a CDS encoding UPF0175 family protein, with the protein MQLIVNYPEQLPDALQQSPSQFEHEAKMAMAVKLYEMKRISSGMAAVLVGMERVEFLLDLHRYGVAAIDLSEDELLADMSNA; encoded by the coding sequence ATGCAACTGATCGTTAATTATCCCGAACAATTACCCGATGCCCTGCAACAATCGCCGTCGCAGTTCGAGCATGAGGCCAAGATGGCGATGGCGGTGAAACTGTATGAAATGAAGCGCATTTCCAGCGGTATGGCCGCCGTGTTGGTGGGCATGGAACGGGTGGAGTTTTTGCTGGATTTACACCGTTACGGTGTGGCTGCTATTGATTTGAGCGAGGATGAATTGCTGGCGGATATGAGCAATGCCTGA
- a CDS encoding DUF1156 domain-containing protein — MQKLFDHIEREVKPQIMPFYACEGPNGEKGVWTKLSTNEVMGDNFDPLALTPDERKDYAYEGPEVIYTFWAKHGPCSVPGCGHRTPLMSSPVVAIKSLSIKAWLGVSCGKCHESFDVEQREARMAPDVPLVVTDSEVPYALMDSEGHYRCPRCQHEYQDFKAAKTNESILLPKKLLNNKKVELTLLIHPDWLRGIPGKDKLGMLGGAVNSDIEGTCRWNIARNERQTFIEVRGALDSTVYLDSRPLETNQGCIPKDAHFICQADTCGKEQKTLHSLQESGDSAFFSLLAIQGYSAKLEKSDNPYRGRFFICPSNKDVRRLNAAIIEWHVRKDDDLKKYWPKSEIPYGLKTHIKDPLPKHGYSKWEHLFNPRQLILHSLILKAIDEAHGFTSEAIDFVLGAFQQYLTYQNMFCFWHKSKDHFAPFLSNNNLNQKNICIEVGVFSPIGYGPWRSAKNPILESIPWMKNPWELVPTELIKAKNKELSGKIKSKSFKVYPGDRLLPHKAISQGSSTELRQYDSDSIDLVVTDPPFSGLFQYAEFADFSYVWLRLLLKEKYPEIFNPEFTPKTLEAVANEARNPDDADDFYKRVLTNCWKEAHRLLKRSGILAFTFHHSEDDPWVDVLESLFQAGFYLEATYPVRSDETKGDKAQFGSQKIEYDIIHVCRKRTEEPTRISWAKLRRRILSDVRQLQNILEHHQNEGLPRADIQVIKRGKALEYFSRHYGQVYVEEGREFTVKEALVGINQILDDQDEGESGSTPVNCEPITRQFLRIFAGTPEVPRDHMQKFLRGTGIGPSDFVERGWCEEKKKIFHWLSPLTFAQANSQKAKSLSRDMDQAMLLIGACYPDSGIQVKKLLDEDFKPHPALGDLLGWLVTKGGSLELRNAAITARQLYNNWAAQHQAVIQKQMSLFDMD; from the coding sequence GTGCAAAAGCTGTTCGATCATATCGAGCGGGAAGTTAAGCCTCAAATCATGCCGTTTTACGCCTGCGAAGGCCCGAACGGTGAAAAAGGCGTTTGGACGAAGTTATCGACCAACGAAGTGATGGGCGATAACTTCGATCCCTTGGCGCTGACACCTGACGAGCGCAAAGACTATGCCTACGAAGGGCCGGAAGTGATTTACACCTTTTGGGCGAAACATGGGCCTTGTTCCGTGCCTGGTTGCGGGCATAGGACCCCATTGATGTCCAGCCCTGTAGTGGCAATCAAATCACTATCGATAAAAGCTTGGCTGGGCGTAAGCTGCGGCAAATGTCATGAATCATTCGATGTCGAACAGCGAGAAGCACGCATGGCACCGGACGTGCCGTTGGTGGTCACTGATTCGGAAGTGCCGTATGCGCTCATGGATAGTGAAGGTCATTACCGTTGTCCGCGTTGCCAGCATGAGTACCAGGATTTCAAAGCGGCCAAGACCAATGAATCGATTTTGTTACCTAAAAAACTGCTTAACAATAAAAAAGTTGAATTAACCTTATTAATTCATCCAGATTGGCTAAGAGGAATACCTGGCAAAGATAAGCTAGGCATGCTTGGTGGAGCCGTAAACAGTGATATTGAAGGAACATGTCGATGGAATATTGCCAGGAATGAACGCCAGACATTTATAGAAGTCCGTGGAGCCTTAGATTCGACTGTTTATCTTGATAGTCGCCCATTAGAAACTAATCAAGGCTGCATACCCAAGGATGCGCATTTTATTTGTCAAGCAGATACTTGTGGTAAAGAACAGAAAACGCTTCATTCTCTTCAAGAAAGCGGAGATTCTGCTTTTTTCTCATTGTTAGCGATTCAGGGGTATTCGGCAAAATTGGAGAAATCCGATAACCCGTATAGGGGGCGTTTTTTTATTTGTCCAAGTAACAAAGATGTTAGACGATTAAATGCTGCAATAATCGAATGGCATGTAAGAAAGGACGATGATTTAAAAAAATACTGGCCAAAATCTGAAATTCCATATGGATTGAAAACGCATATTAAAGACCCCTTGCCAAAGCATGGCTATAGCAAATGGGAGCACCTTTTTAATCCTCGTCAATTAATTCTGCACTCGCTAATCTTAAAGGCTATTGATGAAGCCCATGGTTTTACATCTGAGGCAATTGACTTTGTTCTAGGAGCTTTTCAACAATATCTCACGTATCAAAATATGTTTTGCTTTTGGCATAAATCGAAAGATCACTTTGCCCCATTTCTTTCAAATAACAATCTAAACCAGAAAAATATTTGTATTGAAGTTGGAGTTTTTTCACCGATAGGTTATGGGCCTTGGCGATCAGCAAAGAATCCAATACTTGAATCTATTCCTTGGATGAAAAACCCTTGGGAATTAGTTCCCACTGAACTAATTAAAGCAAAAAACAAAGAACTTTCTGGCAAGATAAAATCAAAGAGTTTTAAAGTCTATCCTGGTGATCGTTTATTGCCCCATAAAGCAATATCCCAAGGGTCTTCAACTGAATTACGACAGTATGATTCTGATAGTATCGATTTGGTTGTGACTGATCCCCCGTTTAGTGGATTATTTCAATATGCAGAGTTTGCAGATTTTTCATATGTCTGGCTGAGACTTTTGTTAAAAGAAAAATATCCAGAAATATTTAATCCTGAATTTACGCCAAAAACATTAGAAGCAGTAGCGAATGAAGCCCGCAATCCAGATGATGCCGATGATTTCTATAAGAGAGTTTTAACAAATTGTTGGAAGGAAGCTCACCGACTTCTCAAACGATCTGGAATTCTGGCGTTTACATTTCACCATAGTGAAGATGATCCTTGGGTTGATGTTTTAGAAAGTTTATTCCAGGCTGGCTTTTATCTTGAGGCCACTTATCCAGTTAGAAGCGATGAAACCAAAGGTGATAAAGCACAGTTTGGTTCTCAAAAGATTGAATACGACATCATTCATGTCTGTCGAAAACGCACGGAAGAACCCACTCGCATCAGTTGGGCCAAACTGCGCCGCAGAATTTTGTCGGATGTTCGGCAATTGCAGAATATTCTGGAACATCATCAAAACGAAGGCTTACCCAGGGCTGATATTCAGGTGATTAAGCGAGGTAAAGCGTTGGAGTATTTTTCCCGCCATTACGGACAAGTCTATGTCGAAGAAGGCCGGGAGTTTACCGTTAAAGAAGCGCTGGTCGGTATCAATCAAATTTTGGATGACCAGGATGAAGGCGAATCCGGCAGCACGCCGGTCAATTGCGAACCCATCACGCGGCAATTTTTGCGTATTTTTGCTGGTACGCCAGAAGTGCCGCGCGACCATATGCAGAAGTTCTTGCGCGGTACCGGCATAGGCCCCAGTGATTTTGTCGAACGGGGTTGGTGTGAGGAAAAGAAAAAAATCTTCCATTGGTTGTCCCCGCTGACATTTGCGCAAGCCAATAGCCAAAAAGCCAAGTCCTTAAGCAGAGACATGGATCAAGCCATGTTGCTGATTGGCGCTTGTTACCCGGATAGTGGGATTCAGGTTAAAAAGCTGTTGGATGAAGACTTCAAGCCGCATCCTGCCTTGGGCGATTTATTGGGTTGGCTGGTCACAAAGGGCGGCAGTTTGGAATTACGAAATGCCGCAATCACTGCCCGACAACTGTATAACAATTGGGCTGCACAGCATCAGGCTGTGATTCAAAAACAAATGTCGTTGTTTGACATGGACTAA
- a CDS encoding alkaline phosphatase yields MDQALITQVFNLPAYQAWQAIFQFLHQTFSPPIRSDLVDAITTERDKSIEKLDNVLSGSAWELWQQFESAAPRTSEQLKQFWAERSNGKAILILDALSLRELPWLIEQAAQRGFSLHKSCVTAAEIPANTNPFAKALGFGQRSGLEHNLTKSPYFPYAWTEATDMPFVDCGSLIKADPNIIFWHHWPDSQMHDLSDNGDGYRKLSKSAAEQLTSDDFWHFVDRLATGRRLVITSDHGYAHSGIFPDVVHKDQADFLKENFKSGRSVQSPANANSHCWIPPLTQTITTQHGEWHLVLGRKKWKSQGGYPTLTHGGLSLLEMAVPYIELSK; encoded by the coding sequence ATGGATCAAGCGCTAATTACCCAGGTATTCAACTTGCCTGCCTATCAAGCATGGCAAGCGATTTTTCAGTTCCTGCACCAGACATTTTCACCGCCAATACGTTCGGATTTGGTGGATGCCATCACCACCGAGCGGGATAAAAGCATCGAAAAGCTCGACAACGTTCTTTCAGGCAGCGCCTGGGAATTATGGCAACAATTTGAAAGCGCAGCGCCACGAACCAGCGAACAACTCAAGCAATTTTGGGCAGAACGCTCTAATGGCAAAGCCATCTTAATTTTGGATGCCTTATCTTTGCGTGAATTGCCTTGGCTGATAGAGCAAGCCGCGCAACGCGGCTTCAGCCTGCACAAATCATGCGTTACCGCCGCAGAAATACCCGCCAATACCAACCCATTTGCCAAAGCATTGGGGTTCGGCCAACGATCGGGGCTTGAGCATAATTTAACGAAAAGCCCTTATTTCCCATATGCCTGGACCGAAGCCACCGACATGCCTTTTGTCGATTGCGGAAGCCTGATCAAAGCCGATCCCAATATCATTTTTTGGCATCACTGGCCGGATAGTCAGATGCACGATTTATCCGACAATGGCGATGGCTATCGGAAGCTATCGAAATCCGCGGCTGAACAGCTAACATCCGATGATTTCTGGCACTTTGTCGATCGTCTCGCAACCGGGCGCAGGTTAGTAATTACCTCAGACCATGGTTACGCCCATTCCGGAATATTTCCCGATGTCGTGCACAAAGATCAGGCCGATTTTTTGAAGGAAAATTTCAAAAGCGGTCGCTCCGTTCAATCACCCGCAAATGCCAACAGCCACTGCTGGATTCCGCCACTGACGCAAACCATCACAACCCAGCACGGCGAATGGCATCTTGTGTTGGGACGAAAAAAATGGAAAAGCCAAGGCGGTTATCCGACGTTGACGCATGGTGGGCTTTCCTTGTTAGAAATGGCGGTGCCATATATTGAGTTATCGAAATGA